From a region of the Salinispira pacifica genome:
- a CDS encoding MFS transporter: MKKGYIWLIPVVLIISGIGLLFLESGSRFENPLRSSYEFDYPVFATGDSVGNHYVIDTSLRRVSKISGNGELVYRLDGGSREDNRFFYANQISVTPEGYLFLLDETRDAKGFYVLRERILLYSPRGKLLSVVYEREYPPGHNDPTLVQRNRILGLNAVEPGMLRFFILEEDALTPVTITYSLPDGNGPSENTEERVAQKTEEQAESAVSRSVPHRIQKAEPIQVDQAMLYIADAVHSVSGAVATFRDGTIRRLSAAGENRILFNGTSENPPGVVPWELGSAGGDIVFVDLEHKEIRNVSGETLIGREQIMASMNLEDLYPYNYYRLDISPDGRIYTTNDEGIVIYDQGDISFVTSARLGPGRTLGRILWWVGVILTVSGAVLLLWIIYSRIFEGNLPPVLVRSMAVVLLVVAVGALSTFLLINNFNNRYTGIIFQRISQMIQVLPLVIDGDSFSEIESQEDFGNEEYMEIRNTFIDAFNNNRDEWNKGYYFALYRIIDDRLYGFMYMNGGISMYHPFDWLGGDENPGVYDLALDGRIATEMDTDISGDWIYGVGPIYNSRGEVVALFETGTDLYTMNQENRVLIRELIWELVTVLIVLILLMIELTVLSSLLKERRLATPPLSSRDEGFSDGNLARPLVFLYFTAVSFSIAFLPLLSRDLYQPLAGLSRDVVIALPLSLEMAFFGIATVLTSILIAHRGWKGVFAVSLVISALGLLLSALAGSLPAFLLARSLTGLGTGMGYIALRSFINKEGREKLRNQAYSNFYSGMIAGINVGLVLGASLAGLVGYRNVFLMGMALTGMTGILFAFLYRDTRFFWEQDTRGELGHGRALLTMIHSPRLWMYFVLLILPTYVAAAYVSFYFPLFAEARGLSTPEIGRFLIVNGLFIVYLGPPLSRLVEKHLGSFWGSLLGSLMWGAALILAGLSGNIWSAALVLILMGLTEGFAVSSQNGLYFSQKIVHVVGQDRATGYFELMGKLGETIGPVVFAAVLVLGQRQGLILLGIAIAVIAIPYVFIRKAD, encoded by the coding sequence ATGAAAAAAGGATATATCTGGCTTATACCCGTTGTTCTGATTATCTCTGGAATCGGACTTCTCTTTCTGGAAAGCGGTTCCCGTTTCGAAAATCCTCTCAGAAGCAGCTATGAATTTGATTATCCGGTCTTTGCCACCGGAGACAGCGTCGGTAATCACTATGTAATTGATACATCCCTGAGACGGGTATCGAAAATCTCCGGGAACGGGGAATTGGTCTACCGCCTTGACGGGGGTTCCCGGGAAGATAACAGATTCTTTTATGCCAATCAGATCAGTGTGACTCCGGAAGGGTATCTTTTTCTCCTGGATGAAACCCGGGATGCCAAAGGGTTTTATGTTCTCAGAGAACGAATTTTGCTCTACAGCCCCCGGGGAAAGCTGCTTTCGGTGGTGTATGAACGGGAATATCCTCCGGGACACAACGACCCCACCCTTGTACAGCGGAACAGAATTCTTGGACTGAATGCTGTGGAACCGGGAATGCTCCGCTTTTTTATTCTTGAAGAGGATGCCCTTACCCCGGTAACCATCACATATTCTCTCCCCGACGGGAACGGCCCGTCGGAAAATACAGAGGAACGGGTAGCCCAAAAGACAGAGGAACAGGCAGAATCAGCAGTATCCCGATCAGTGCCTCACCGTATTCAGAAGGCTGAACCCATTCAGGTGGATCAGGCAATGCTCTATATTGCCGATGCAGTACACAGCGTTTCCGGTGCCGTGGCAACATTCAGGGACGGAACTATCCGCCGGCTTTCTGCAGCAGGGGAAAACCGGATTCTCTTTAATGGAACTTCCGAGAATCCTCCGGGGGTTGTTCCATGGGAGCTGGGCAGCGCCGGCGGAGATATTGTGTTCGTAGACCTGGAGCATAAGGAAATTCGGAATGTTTCAGGCGAAACCCTCATCGGCAGGGAACAGATCATGGCATCCATGAACCTGGAGGATTTATACCCGTACAATTACTACCGACTGGATATTTCCCCGGATGGCAGGATTTACACAACCAATGATGAAGGAATAGTGATATACGATCAAGGTGATATCAGCTTTGTCACCTCCGCCAGGCTGGGACCCGGCAGAACTCTGGGACGAATTCTGTGGTGGGTCGGGGTAATCCTGACCGTCTCCGGGGCTGTTTTGCTTCTGTGGATCATATATTCACGGATTTTTGAAGGTAATCTCCCGCCTGTTCTCGTGCGTTCCATGGCTGTAGTCCTGCTGGTCGTTGCCGTCGGAGCACTGAGTACGTTCCTTCTCATCAACAATTTCAACAACCGCTACACCGGCATTATCTTTCAAAGAATTTCCCAGATGATACAGGTGCTCCCCCTGGTGATTGACGGTGATTCTTTCAGTGAAATTGAATCCCAGGAGGATTTCGGGAATGAAGAGTATATGGAGATTCGAAATACCTTCATTGATGCGTTCAACAATAACCGGGACGAGTGGAACAAGGGATATTATTTTGCTCTCTACCGGATAATCGATGACCGGCTCTACGGATTCATGTACATGAATGGAGGCATTTCCATGTATCATCCCTTCGACTGGCTGGGGGGAGATGAAAACCCCGGGGTGTACGATCTCGCCCTGGACGGAAGAATTGCAACAGAGATGGATACCGATATATCAGGTGATTGGATCTACGGTGTGGGACCCATCTATAACAGCCGTGGCGAAGTGGTTGCTCTTTTCGAAACGGGAACAGATCTGTACACCATGAACCAGGAAAACCGTGTACTCATCCGGGAGCTGATCTGGGAGCTGGTTACCGTTCTCATTGTTCTTATTCTGTTGATGATAGAGCTCACCGTTCTCAGCTCCCTGCTGAAAGAACGCCGGCTGGCAACTCCGCCGTTGAGCAGCCGGGATGAAGGGTTCAGTGACGGGAATCTTGCACGACCCCTGGTGTTTCTCTACTTTACTGCGGTGAGTTTCTCCATAGCCTTTCTGCCTTTGCTGAGCAGGGATCTCTACCAGCCCCTGGCCGGATTGAGCAGGGATGTGGTAATTGCGCTGCCCCTTTCACTTGAGATGGCCTTTTTCGGGATTGCCACGGTTTTGACTTCCATTTTGATTGCCCACAGGGGATGGAAGGGAGTGTTCGCAGTAAGTCTGGTTATCAGCGCTCTGGGGCTTCTGCTTTCCGCTCTGGCAGGATCTCTTCCGGCTTTTCTTTTGGCCCGGTCTCTTACGGGTCTGGGTACCGGTATGGGCTATATTGCCCTTCGCAGTTTCATCAACAAAGAGGGACGGGAAAAACTCAGAAATCAGGCGTACTCCAACTTTTATTCGGGCATGATAGCAGGAATAAACGTGGGACTGGTGCTTGGAGCCTCTCTTGCCGGATTGGTGGGGTACCGGAATGTTTTTCTCATGGGAATGGCCCTTACCGGCATGACCGGAATCCTTTTTGCATTCCTGTACCGGGATACACGGTTTTTCTGGGAACAGGATACCCGGGGCGAACTGGGACATGGCAGGGCATTGCTTACCATGATCCACAGTCCCCGGCTGTGGATGTACTTTGTCCTTCTGATTCTTCCCACCTATGTGGCAGCGGCATACGTGAGCTTTTACTTCCCTCTCTTTGCCGAAGCCAGGGGACTGAGCACACCGGAAATCGGCAGGTTCCTCATTGTGAACGGGCTCTTTATTGTCTACCTGGGTCCGCCCCTCAGCCGATTGGTGGAAAAACATCTGGGCAGCTTCTGGGGAAGCCTGCTGGGTTCGCTGATGTGGGGTGCGGCGTTAATTCTGGCGGGTCTCAGCGGCAATATCTGGTCCGCTGCACTGGTTCTGATTCTCATGGGGCTCACCGAGGGATTTGCGGTAAGCAGCCAGAACGGACTCTATTTCTCCCAGAAAATTGTTCATGTGGTGGGACAGGACAGGGCCACGGGATATTTCGAACTGATGGGGAAGCTGGGCGAAACCATTGGACCGGTGGTTTTTGCCGCCGTCCTGGTTCTGGGTCAGAGACAGGGACTGATCCTTCTGGGAATTGCCATCGCAGTGATTGCAATCCCGTATGTATTCATTCGTAAGGCAGATTGA
- a CDS encoding ABC transporter permease — protein MKLHIMAWRNIQRNTRRTALSVSAIAVAAMAIVLLFSLLAGLSNELKSNLQTFYFGELRIRHAQYEKHANLNPLHLSVESASRLIAELESSPALEQASARIQFPAAVYEEGNNIGVSAMGLDFSKDLMEPGTYLIEGRLPRPGEQEVLLGSSAAGSLNKGVGDSFTALSTTLRRASNAMTFEVVGVASFPLADVNSRIYLPVDTVQRFLKTGDRAVDVVMEAAGEYSLEDARTAAAAILESYPQKEDLLLETWNRIPSSYIFIRMAQMVYYIAGAVFYVLASTVIINTIMMIIFERTREIGTLASMGMSGKDIVRMFFLESFFISTIGSVAGAAVGAGFTLILENTGIDLTSAMEGVDFEISGVVYPHLTAVNILIAVVTGIIVASGISLIPSRRASGIKPVEAMKSI, from the coding sequence ATGAAACTTCACATAATGGCATGGCGAAACATTCAACGGAATACCAGGCGTACCGCCCTGTCGGTATCGGCTATCGCAGTTGCTGCAATGGCAATAGTGCTGTTGTTCTCCCTGCTGGCCGGTTTGAGCAATGAACTGAAAAGCAATCTGCAAACCTTCTACTTCGGTGAGCTGCGGATCCGGCATGCCCAGTATGAAAAGCACGCCAATCTCAATCCCCTGCACCTCAGTGTGGAGTCAGCCTCCCGCCTCATAGCTGAACTTGAGTCCAGCCCCGCATTGGAACAGGCATCGGCCCGTATTCAGTTCCCGGCTGCAGTGTATGAAGAGGGAAATAATATCGGAGTTTCAGCCATGGGGCTGGACTTCTCAAAGGACCTGATGGAACCGGGAACATATCTGATTGAAGGCCGGCTGCCCCGTCCCGGCGAACAGGAGGTCCTCCTAGGCAGTTCAGCCGCCGGCTCCCTGAACAAAGGCGTAGGCGATTCATTTACCGCCCTCTCCACCACCCTGCGGCGGGCCAGCAATGCCATGACTTTTGAGGTGGTGGGCGTTGCCTCATTTCCCCTGGCCGATGTGAACTCCCGAATTTATCTGCCGGTGGATACCGTTCAACGCTTCCTGAAGACCGGAGACCGGGCGGTAGATGTGGTAATGGAAGCTGCCGGCGAATACAGCCTGGAAGATGCACGGACCGCCGCAGCCGCCATTCTGGAAAGTTATCCTCAAAAGGAGGATCTCCTGCTGGAGACCTGGAACCGGATCCCTTCAAGCTATATATTTATCCGCATGGCCCAGATGGTCTACTACATTGCCGGAGCGGTCTTCTATGTGCTGGCTTCCACGGTGATAATCAACACCATCATGATGATCATCTTTGAGCGCACCCGGGAAATCGGCACCCTGGCCAGCATGGGTATGAGCGGGAAAGACATCGTCCGGATGTTCTTCCTGGAATCCTTTTTCATCAGTACCATTGGAAGTGTTGCCGGTGCAGCTGTGGGCGCAGGATTTACCCTCATTCTGGAGAATACGGGGATTGACCTCACATCCGCCATGGAAGGAGTTGACTTTGAAATCTCAGGGGTTGTGTATCCCCACCTGACCGCCGTGAACATTCTCATCGCAGTAGTTACGGGTATTATTGTTGCCTCGGGCATCAGTCTGATACCCTCACGCAGGGCATCGGGAATTAAGCCCGTGGAAGCAATGAAGAGCATATAG
- a CDS encoding methionyl-tRNA formyltransferase: MAATPRQREKVCVFIGSHRPASRRDSGADLVRALINQGVKVEGLYVRPGDRLNHQRFKGCRIHHIPAILRQPRKKILKSFSDPDRNAGWQEWLETFRRENYSLGVVYFGSWLPPDLFSAPRLGFINFHPGPLPALRGFEAETWAILSDMQSFYGTVHRVSEQYDAGEIIWRTPAVSIRRRETPASLLNRTCYAGIRHIKSLVKLMHRGEVLPVSQEMMNGVHASIQLARTRAHINWTEDSLAGIDRKNRAFNGQYIPVPLTLEFQGERRIIRNVLILKGRFGGGLGEHVGEYGKRGSFQGMPVFQALDGQVVLDLMPPGASKPDRASVFASYDDQIEDEALFRE; this comes from the coding sequence ATGGCAGCTACGCCCAGGCAGCGGGAAAAAGTATGCGTATTCATTGGAAGTCACCGTCCTGCATCCCGGCGGGACAGCGGTGCAGATCTGGTTCGCGCCCTGATTAATCAGGGGGTGAAGGTGGAGGGGCTGTATGTACGCCCCGGGGACAGGCTCAACCATCAGCGGTTCAAAGGATGCAGGATTCATCACATCCCGGCCATTCTCAGACAGCCCAGGAAAAAGATCCTGAAAAGTTTCTCCGATCCTGACCGGAACGCCGGCTGGCAGGAGTGGCTGGAAACGTTCAGAAGGGAAAACTACAGCCTGGGAGTTGTATACTTTGGATCATGGCTTCCTCCCGACCTGTTTTCCGCACCCAGGCTGGGGTTCATCAATTTTCACCCGGGGCCTCTACCTGCCCTCAGGGGCTTTGAGGCGGAAACCTGGGCTATTCTCAGCGATATGCAGAGTTTTTATGGAACGGTACACCGGGTAAGCGAACAGTACGACGCCGGGGAAATAATCTGGCGCACTCCGGCGGTATCAATCCGAAGGCGCGAAACCCCGGCATCCCTTCTCAACCGCACCTGCTATGCGGGGATTCGGCATATCAAAAGCCTTGTGAAGCTTATGCACCGGGGTGAGGTGCTGCCCGTATCCCAGGAAATGATGAACGGTGTACATGCGTCCATCCAGCTGGCCCGTACACGGGCACATATCAACTGGACGGAAGACAGCCTCGCAGGAATCGACCGGAAAAACCGGGCCTTCAACGGCCAGTATATTCCGGTGCCCCTTACCCTGGAGTTTCAGGGGGAGCGGCGGATTATCCGGAATGTTCTGATCCTCAAGGGACGATTCGGCGGCGGTCTGGGGGAACATGTGGGGGAGTACGGTAAGCGGGGGAGCTTCCAGGGAATGCCGGTATTTCAGGCCCTGGACGGTCAGGTGGTGCTTGACCTCATGCCGCCGGGGGCAAGCAAACCGGATCGTGCAAGCGTATTTGCCAGTTATGACGACCAGATAGAAGATGAAGCGCTGTTCAGGGAATGA
- a CDS encoding outer membrane lipoprotein-sorting protein gives MHKRIAIITVLLILGLSSLWAQFERAEEIILEMEDQEVFDSAYIQGKMIINDRFGEKVSTFDSWSLGSDYSLIEFTSVEERGQKILRNDDDLYLYYPDADEVIRLSGAALRDGILGSDVSYEDMTGDKSLLADYRVSGFEEDRLTGKDVYVVELEALRSSVPYQKQILWIEQDRLVGMQAHKFSLSGRLLKVERVLEYRAMDEYLFPVHIVTEDKLKQNSSTEFIIEEIDLDYPLDRGFFSLDELTW, from the coding sequence ATGCACAAACGAATCGCAATCATAACCGTTCTTCTCATTCTGGGACTCAGCTCCCTCTGGGCCCAGTTTGAGAGAGCCGAGGAAATAATCCTGGAGATGGAAGATCAGGAGGTGTTTGACAGCGCCTACATTCAGGGAAAAATGATAATCAACGACCGTTTCGGTGAAAAAGTGAGCACCTTTGACAGCTGGTCTCTGGGCAGCGACTACAGTCTGATAGAATTCACCAGCGTGGAGGAACGGGGACAGAAAATCCTGCGAAACGACGACGACCTGTATCTCTATTATCCCGATGCCGATGAAGTGATCCGCCTTTCCGGAGCAGCTCTCAGGGACGGAATTCTCGGTTCAGATGTGAGCTATGAGGATATGACCGGAGATAAATCCCTGCTGGCAGACTACCGGGTCAGCGGATTTGAGGAAGACCGGCTCACAGGAAAGGATGTATACGTAGTTGAACTGGAAGCTCTCCGTTCATCGGTTCCGTACCAGAAACAGATTCTCTGGATCGAACAGGACCGCCTGGTGGGAATGCAGGCACACAAATTTTCCCTGAGCGGCAGACTGCTGAAGGTTGAGCGGGTGCTGGAATACCGCGCGATGGATGAATACCTGTTCCCGGTTCATATTGTCACAGAGGATAAGCTCAAGCAAAATTCCAGCACAGAGTTTATAATTGAAGAGATAGATCTTGATTATCCCCTGGATCGAGGATTCTTCTCCCTGGATGAACTTACCTGGTGA
- a CDS encoding adenylate/guanylate cyclase domain-containing protein — translation MSSRSTDNHKRTWIQKLGRSILPVASGVLGVSLILILAGFAERDRNPFQSHAVLDFPQFAVEDDQNRTIVIDTSLRRILVADQEGELISEIRGGDRREGRFFYADLVLPGEEDSFFILNYVLDDKGTFIQREEILEYGVNGDFRRILYQRRYDEKKAEYIQRGEIFSPRIQRGYLYFFLVQDTGIQFIRKSLERETTEILGESYFPDANAYVADIEWVDGENYIILDKRGHMILGDIYSEMSRVDIAGPVRADDEEDESFPSSQNSGAGYFYDPGLPDEYFWDMTIGGDDWLYVSDLVNRRIAAIPLISFLNSSNFTVEYRSVLDRELLSRKGYSDEPFIYYRVGYSPNGFLTTYDYGVYGGDANSRITHSEKYHIPPMWRVRAFLWWTGLIAGGLALAALVVHTYIYILKRRISLVFKQLLIIVPLMAGGIFLISTILLSSFIDSYEQNNIDTILALTQTIGQSVDGDLFHEIRGMDDYMNAEYQQIRNDLRQALNYNLDSWNEGLYFALYQVVDENLYGFMYLNNRIGLRHPFNWYEDPQSVYRKANEGDVVFEQVQDISGNWLYGVGPIYDSSNQVVALLEIGSDLYSFNENARELYSRTMMVMTLIAALIVVFIMIMTVMILRSLRILRNGVERIAEGDWDYQIRLTSNDEVSDLGKRFNFMSRSINTYLQQIENMNESYRRFFPDQFLKYLDLSDLTEVKLGDQVQKTMTIMFSDIRRFTAISESMSPDENFNFLNAYLSMVGPVIRERRGFIDKYIGDAIMALFPDSADDAVQAAVAMITRLNGYNREQREQGQPEIRVGAGIHTGDLMLGILGDENRMQGTVISDSVNLAARLETLSKQMGASIIVSSDALEAMSTADEYLKRYMGRIQVVGRQQARSVYEILNGLPEEEIEAKLRNKQILNDGVAAFEAGNMQTAYDLFMTIREDPFNRAIADLFISCIDRYHIEREEARKRGREPEPWDGILRPQQK, via the coding sequence ATGAGCAGCCGAAGCACTGATAATCATAAACGGACGTGGATACAGAAGCTTGGAAGAAGCATTCTTCCCGTGGCATCGGGAGTTCTGGGAGTGAGTCTTATTCTGATCCTGGCGGGTTTTGCTGAGCGTGACAGAAACCCTTTCCAGAGTCATGCGGTCCTGGATTTCCCCCAGTTTGCCGTGGAGGATGATCAGAACAGAACGATTGTCATAGACACCAGCCTGAGAAGAATTCTTGTGGCGGACCAGGAAGGAGAGTTGATCTCCGAAATCCGGGGAGGGGACAGAAGAGAGGGACGGTTTTTCTATGCCGACCTGGTGCTTCCCGGAGAAGAAGACAGTTTTTTTATTCTCAACTATGTGCTGGATGACAAAGGAACCTTCATCCAGCGGGAGGAAATCCTGGAGTACGGGGTGAACGGCGATTTTCGCAGAATTCTGTATCAGCGCAGGTATGATGAGAAAAAGGCCGAGTATATTCAGAGAGGAGAAATTTTCAGTCCCCGGATTCAACGGGGCTATCTCTATTTTTTTCTGGTACAGGATACGGGTATCCAGTTCATCCGGAAATCTCTTGAACGGGAAACCACGGAAATTCTCGGCGAAAGCTATTTTCCCGACGCCAATGCCTATGTGGCGGATATTGAGTGGGTGGATGGTGAGAATTACATCATTCTGGATAAGCGGGGACATATGATTCTCGGAGATATTTACTCTGAAATGTCCCGGGTGGATATCGCCGGACCTGTCCGGGCGGATGATGAGGAAGATGAGTCATTCCCGTCCAGTCAGAATAGCGGTGCCGGCTATTTTTACGATCCCGGGCTTCCGGACGAGTATTTCTGGGATATGACCATCGGCGGAGATGACTGGCTGTATGTCAGTGATCTGGTCAACCGTCGTATTGCAGCCATCCCCCTGATTTCCTTCCTGAACTCCTCAAATTTCACCGTTGAATACCGCAGTGTTCTGGATCGGGAGCTGCTGTCCCGAAAGGGATACTCGGATGAACCGTTTATCTATTACCGGGTGGGGTATTCCCCCAACGGATTTCTCACAACCTATGATTACGGGGTCTACGGGGGAGATGCCAACTCCCGGATTACACACAGTGAAAAGTATCACATCCCGCCCATGTGGCGGGTCAGGGCGTTTCTCTGGTGGACGGGACTCATTGCAGGAGGATTGGCCCTGGCGGCGCTGGTGGTTCACACCTATATTTATATTCTCAAGAGGCGGATATCTCTGGTATTCAAGCAGTTGTTGATCATCGTACCGCTGATGGCCGGGGGAATTTTCCTCATTTCCACCATTCTTTTAAGCAGCTTCATCGATTCCTATGAGCAGAATAATATCGATACAATTCTGGCTCTTACCCAGACCATCGGACAAAGCGTGGACGGGGATCTGTTCCATGAAATACGCGGGATGGATGATTACATGAATGCAGAATATCAGCAGATACGCAACGATCTCCGGCAAGCCTTGAATTACAACCTGGACAGTTGGAACGAAGGGCTGTATTTCGCCCTGTATCAGGTTGTGGATGAGAACCTGTACGGGTTTATGTATCTGAATAACCGTATCGGCCTCCGTCATCCCTTCAACTGGTATGAGGATCCCCAGAGCGTGTACCGGAAAGCCAATGAAGGGGATGTGGTGTTCGAACAGGTACAGGATATCAGCGGCAACTGGCTGTACGGCGTGGGCCCGATCTACGATTCCAGCAATCAGGTGGTGGCTCTTCTGGAGATCGGCAGCGACTTATACAGTTTTAATGAGAATGCCAGGGAGCTCTATTCCAGGACCATGATGGTGATGACCCTGATTGCCGCCCTGATTGTGGTTTTTATTATGATCATGACGGTGATGATTCTCCGGAGTCTGCGGATTTTACGCAACGGGGTTGAGCGGATTGCCGAAGGGGACTGGGATTACCAGATCCGGCTCACAAGCAACGATGAGGTGAGCGACCTGGGCAAGCGGTTTAATTTCATGAGCCGTTCCATCAACACCTATCTTCAGCAGATAGAAAATATGAACGAGAGCTACCGCCGGTTCTTTCCCGACCAGTTTCTGAAATATCTGGATCTCAGCGATCTTACGGAAGTGAAGCTGGGAGACCAGGTGCAGAAAACCATGACGATCATGTTCTCTGATATCAGGCGCTTTACGGCCATCTCCGAGAGCATGAGTCCGGATGAAAATTTCAACTTTCTCAACGCCTATCTGAGCATGGTGGGGCCGGTCATCCGGGAACGACGGGGTTTTATCGATAAATATATCGGAGACGCTATAATGGCTCTCTTTCCCGACAGCGCCGATGACGCAGTGCAGGCGGCGGTGGCCATGATTACCCGGCTGAACGGTTACAACAGGGAACAGCGTGAACAGGGGCAGCCGGAGATCCGGGTGGGAGCAGGCATTCATACCGGCGATCTGATGCTGGGTATTCTGGGGGATGAGAATCGAATGCAGGGGACGGTGATCTCCGACTCGGTGAACCTCGCCGCCAGACTGGAGACCCTCTCCAAGCAGATGGGCGCTTCCATCATCGTCAGCAGCGACGCCCTTGAGGCGATGAGCACCGCCGATGAATACCTGAAGCGCTACATGGGACGGATACAGGTGGTGGGCAGGCAGCAGGCCCGGAGCGTATACGAGATTCTCAATGGTCTGCCCGAGGAGGAGATTGAGGCCAAGCTTCGAAACAAGCAGATTCTGAATGATGGGGTCGCAGCTTTTGAAGCAGGAAATATGCAGACCGCCTACGATCTGTTCATGACCATCAGGGAGGATCCATTCAACCGTGCAATTGCGGATCTGTTTATTTCCTGTATCGACCGGTACCACATCGAGCGGGAAGAAGCCCGCAAGCGTGGACGTGAACCCGAACCCTGGGACGGAATCCTCCGGCCCCAGCAGAAATAG
- a CDS encoding aminoglycoside N(3)-acetyltransferase, which produces MEPRYEAEYRLMLKTGSGPVTRKDVRDALSPLESGSDVMLHVSLNNIGWICGGPLALIQGVKDAVGERGHIVMPAHSNDISDPGLWENPPVPEGWIDQVMDSMPPFDLHTASCRRLGRTPELFRTLPGVKRSSHPHYSIACMGPDASSILEPHPMDFSMGEHSPLARLYDRNVKILLMGVGFENCTMLHLAECRAADSRDKQCSYRAPVSVKNGKTQWEEYRDIDFNSDLFQEIGEAFCTEHPELWKTLSLGIGTVRILPSRELVDFAVAYMDQRL; this is translated from the coding sequence ATGGAACCACGATACGAGGCGGAGTACCGCCTGATGCTGAAAACCGGGTCCGGACCGGTGACCCGGAAGGATGTGCGGGATGCGCTCAGCCCCCTTGAGTCGGGCAGTGATGTGATGCTGCATGTTTCCCTGAATAATATCGGCTGGATCTGCGGAGGTCCGCTGGCACTGATTCAGGGAGTGAAGGATGCGGTGGGAGAACGGGGGCATATTGTCATGCCCGCCCACAGCAATGATATCAGTGATCCCGGACTGTGGGAAAACCCCCCGGTACCTGAGGGCTGGATTGATCAGGTGATGGATTCCATGCCCCCCTTTGACCTTCATACCGCCAGCTGCAGAAGGCTGGGGCGCACCCCGGAACTGTTCCGTACGCTGCCGGGGGTGAAGCGAAGCAGCCACCCCCACTACAGCATAGCCTGTATGGGCCCGGACGCATCATCCATCCTGGAACCCCATCCCATGGATTTCTCAATGGGGGAGCACAGCCCCCTCGCCCGGCTGTATGACCGGAATGTGAAAATTCTCCTCATGGGCGTGGGGTTCGAAAACTGCACCATGCTTCATCTGGCCGAATGCAGGGCCGCAGACTCACGGGATAAGCAATGCAGTTACCGTGCACCGGTGTCCGTGAAAAACGGGAAAACTCAATGGGAAGAATACCGGGATATTGATTTCAACAGCGATCTCTTCCAGGAGATCGGAGAGGCCTTCTGTACAGAACACCCCGAACTATGGAAAACACTGAGCCTTGGTATAGGAACCGTTCGTATTCTTCCCTCACGGGAACTGGTGGATTTTGCCGTTGCCTATATGGATCAACGGCTATGA